A stretch of DNA from Bacillota bacterium:
AAAATTATGGAAATACTTGCAAACAAAATAAATGGAATAATTGTTAGCCACAAAGGACCAATATAAGAAAGAACTAAAGATGTTACAAATCCTACGATGGTCAACAAGGAGCTTAGAAAAAGTGTGTTTTTAAATTGATAAGAAATTTTTATATGTTTATTACTTGGTTGTTCATCAATTCTACTTCCTTGAAGTAATTCATCTACTGTAACATTCAAAATTTCTGCCAATTTAGGAAGAAGAGTAATTTCTGGATACCCTTCACCAGTTTCCCATCTCGATATTG
This window harbors:
- a CDS encoding helix-turn-helix domain-containing protein, coding for MDSVLTGNFIQSLRKEKKITQTELAELLKVTNKAISRWETGEGYPEITLLPKLAEILNVTVDELLQGSRIDEQPSNKHIKISYQFKNTLFLSSLLTIVGFVTSLVLSYIGPLWLTIIPFILFASISII